The genomic region GCAAGACCTGCCGCGACCTCCTGGGACTGCCGCGCGACCGCTTCATCGTCCTGTTCAGCGCCTCCTCGATCCTGGACACGCGCAAGGGCGGGGATCTGCTGGTCGATGTGGCCCGGTCCCTGGACATGCCCGACATCCTGTTCGCCGCCACCGGGCACGGCACCGCGCAACAACTCGGCGTGCCGGAGGACCGGTTCCGCGCCCTGGGCTATGTCGAGGACCCGGAACGGCTGGCGATCATCTACGCCGCCGCCGACATCGTGGTCGCGCCGAGCACCGAGGAAACCTTCGGGCAGATCTTCGTCGAGGCCATCGCCTGCGGGACCCCCGTGGTCGGCCATGGCCTGACCGGGGTCGCCGACGCCATCCGGGACGGCGTGACCGGGCTGGTCACCGCGGCGCCGACCGCCGCCGACTTGGAGGCGGCGATTCTCGCACTCTACCGCCAACCCTGGCTGCGCCGATCGCTGGCGCGCTGGGGCCGGATCCACGCCGAGAATATCTGGTCGCTGGAGGCCTGCTACCGCAGCCTGTTCATCGCGTTCCGCCGCCTGGGCCTGGTCGACCGGCTCGGCCTGCCGCACAAAATCGGTTTCATCCCCGGCCAGCCCGCCGCCGCCGCCTTCGACGAGCCTGAGCGGCGAGGCCGCTCCTGGGTGCCGGGAACCGGCGTCTGTCCCGAGGAAGGCCCCTATCCGGAGCACGACCTGCCGGCCCGCTTCCACTGGGTGTGCGGTCCGAAAAGCCGGGTGGAACTGCTCTGCCGCGAATCCGGTCCGCACTTCGTCGCGATCGACTACCAGAACCCCCTGTTCGAGGGGCTGCCCCTGACGATCGAGATCGACGGCGTCGAGGTCAGGCGTGTCCGGCTCCCGAAAACGGCGGGCGGGGCCTCCAGCCTTCTCCATTTCAAGGCGGACCTCGCGACGGGCGCCCGGTCGATGACGCTGACCTTCGGGCGGTGGCAGGAGCCCGGCGCCGCAGAACGGCGGGCTCTCGCGATGATCATCCGCCGGATTCACGTCATTCCGCTGGCCTGACATCCGGAACCGAAGGTGGGGCGCGAGGGGAACCGCGCCTGCCGCACGACACGGGGTTGCTGGTTCATGATCTTCGAAACGCTTGCTGCTCTGCACGGTCTGATTCTCGCGGGCGTTTCCGCAATGGCCGTTTCCCATTACCGGGGCAGCCTCGCCCACCGGCTGACCGCCGCGTTCCTGCTGGTCTGGTTCAGCCTCTCCGTGACCGGCTACGCGCTCGGTGCCGTCGGCCTTCTCGGGAACGCGGCGGCCTTCGTCACGGTGTCCGTGGCGGTGTCCCTCGGCGCGTGGCGGTTCCTGCGGCGTTTCGGCGCGACGACCGGCGGAAGGATCATCGCGGACCCGGCACCCACCGGAAAACGGGCGGTCCTTCTCGACGGCGCCGTGGTCCTCATCGCCATGATCACTGCGGTCGCGGCCGTCGCCGCGACGCTTGTCATCGCCCTGTCCTTCTACCCCAACAACTTCGACTCCCTGGCCTACCGCTTCTCCCGCGCGATGCTGTATCTCGGCCAGGGCACGCTGCGGCATCTCTGGGTCGCGAACACGGGCGGACCCTATTCTCCGGACACCGGGCTGCTTTCGCATCTGGACCCGCGGATGTCCTTCTATCCGCTGACCGGCGTCTTCCTGTATCTGCCCAACGCCCTCTACGGACTGGATGGGCGCGTCTTCACCCTGAACGGGGTTCTGTGCTGGCTGGCCGGCGGAACGGCGGTCTTCGCGCTGTCGCGGGACATGGCGGCCTCGCGCGGCGGCGCGCTGATCGCGGCGGCCCTGTTCCTCGTCGCCCCTGCCGCTCTGGTATCGGCGGCCTCCACGAACGACGACCTGATTTCGGGCGTTCCCCTGGCCGCCGCGGTCCTGTTCGGTGTCCGCTGGGCCGGATCCCGGTCGCCGGTCGATGCCGTGCTGACCGGGGTCGCCTTCGGGATCAGCTTCGGCGCGAAGCTGCACTTCCTGTTCTACATCCCGGTGATCGCGGCGCTTGGCCTCTATGTCCTGGCAGGCGCCAGTCGGCGGGCCGCCGTCTTCGCGGCGCTGCGCCGCCACCCCGGGCAGATCGCCCTGGCGCTGGTGCTGGCGGGAGGACTTTCGGGACCGGCTCTGGCCATCAACCTCTGGGAAGCCGGGATTCTGTTCCCCCCGTTTCCCGAAAACATGAACCGGCCCTTCTCCGTCGTTTCCGCGCTGGTCAACGCCATTCTTTACACGACCCAACTTTTCCTGGCGCCGATCCCCGATCTCTTCGCCTACAGCGACCCTGCGGCTCGCCAGAAGATCTACACCGCATTCAACGAATTCTTTAACAACAACGTCTTCCAGTGGGTGACCACCGATCTTGGCTATCAGGCCCAGATTCCGAACGGCCCGATCATTTATCAGTTTCGTGGCGTTGCGACCCCGACCGGCTGGTGGGGGGCCTGGGAAGAGACGGTCTGGCTGGGCCTGATCCCCTGGCTCCTGGTTCTGACTATGACCGTCGCGTTCCGGCTGCGCCACCGGCAGCCCGGTGCCCATCTGGCCTTCTGGCTCTGCGCCGCGCTGTTCCTCTGGCACCTGGGCCGCTGCATCTTCTCCAAATACGTCGAAGGCGCGGGCATCTATTACGCCTTCGTCGTGGGACCCGCGATTCCTGCTCTGGCCTGGCTGTGGCAGGCGCGCAACCAGACCGGCCGGGCGATGGCCATGACGATTTCCGCCAGCGTGCTTCTGGTCCTCGCCGGGAACGGGGTGCTCGCCTACAACGCCTTCATGTTCAACAACCAGCGGAACCTGCCGGAAGCGGTGGCCAGCGATTTCGCGCCCCGCCGCAACGCCATGTCCGCGGACGTGCGGGCCTGCCTTGCCGCCTCCGACCGGATCACCGTCGTCTACACCCATTGGGAGCTCAGCATTTTCCAGCTCATGGGCGCCAACATGCGGGCGTCCTACAAGCTGGAAGGGCCGCACCCGGTCGACGATCCGCAGAGGCTGCTCGTGTACAGCTATCCGGGCCGCAGCGAGTACGGGCACATTCCCGTCAAGGTGGCCGGCCCGGACGAGCGGCGGCTGACCGTCCTGGGGGTGCTGAACACCATCTTCGGTCCGGAGGTCACCCTGGTCCGCGGCCCGGCGGCTCCCTGCATGTCGCCGGAACGCGCGGGTTATGTCGTCCTGCAGACCAGCTTCGTCCGCGAAGGCGGCGCTGAGAACCGGGTCAGGGCCGTCACCCTGACCGACACGGTCGGCGCGGCCAAGGGCGAGCGTCTCGAAATCCGGCTGGAGCAGGTTCTGCCCGATGGGACGGAACATCTGGTCCGTGACTGGGTGGATGTGGCGCTGCTGAAGGAGCCGATTCCCCTGGCGGTCGCGGAAGCCGATGGCGCGATCCGGGTCCAGGCCCGGCAAGCCGGATCGGCGGAGCCGGCGGCCCCGACCCTGTTTCCCTTGAAGCCGGGCAAGGAGGTGGTCTTGCCCCCGGCCGGCACCGCCGGGCTGCGCAGCGCCGCCCGATAGGATCGGGCGGCGGCTCAGGGGGGCGGGTACGGCCGGATCAGACGATCAGGCACTTGGCCGACAGAAGGGTCTGTTCGACCCAATGCCGGCCATTCTTGAGCATCCCATGGAAGCCCGCCAAAGCGGGAAGATCGGCGTGCTCATCGCAGAACGCCCAGGCCTGTTCGAGATAGAAGGCATGATCTTCGCTGCGGCAGACGAAGAGCTTGTTCTGGCAATAGGCGAAGGGTTTGAAGGAGGCCCCCTCCGCCCCGAGCAGGAAACGGTAGGCACCCTCCGAAACCCCGATGGCGTGCGGGTTCAGGAAGTCGTCAATGGCGATGATCCCGCGCTCTCCCAGCAGAGCTGAGCACAGGATCAGATCCGCATGCACCGCATCGGCGGTGTGGTCCCCGTCGACCGACACGAAGCGCGGCTTCCGCCCACCGCCGGCTTCCAGGATCGTTTCGGTCCCAAGAGTGCGCGAGCTTTGCTTGAACAGGGTAAGGCGGTCATGCTCCCCGAAGGCGGCGGTGAAGTTGGCCAGGGTCTCCTCCTGGGTGCTCCACTCGAACGTATCGACTCCGACGACCCGATCGCCAGCGTCGAGGGTGCCCTGGTACAGCACCGACAGATATTTTCCGCGAAATACGCCGATCTCGAAGGCGAATCCGGAAATCCCCGCCTGTTCCTGCGCCCGCAGCAGAGCCAGCGTCATCAACGCGGCTCCGTCAAGCAGCCAGCCTTCGATCCTACCGAGCCTGTCCTGAACAAAAGACAGATCCCTCTGCATAAGCATCGGCCTGAACCCCAGATTTTGTTCATCATGAAAATCCAGGGAAAATTTCATTCAATCCCTGAATAAATCGACGGGAACCCGCCGGTCTATGAATTGGGGGTAGCTTGGCTGGTATTCAAATCAGCCTTTCCGCCGATCTGGATCGTATGGCTATTCCATGCTCGGCGTGGGAGATTGCGAGGTCGCCACTGGATCGGCTTTCCCCGTCGCGTTCAGGCGCGACGCAGGTTTTTTGCATTGTGAGGCGCGGCACGCAGCAGCTCCGCCAGACGCGGCGCGGTGCCTGCCAGGGAGTAATGCTGTTCCACCTTGGCACGGCCCGCCACGCCAAGCCGCCGGCGCAGGTCGGGGTCGTTGGCGAGCCGACGCAGTGCGCTGGTCCATTCCTCCGGCGTCTCGGCCAGGAATCCGTTGACGCCGTGCTCCACGATGTCGCGGTTGACGCCGACCGGAGACGCGACCACCGGTTTGCCGCAGGCCATGTACTGGATCAGCTTGTAGCCGCACTTGCCGCGCTCCCAGGGCGTGTCGGCAAGCGGCATGATGCCGATGTCGAAGGCGGCGATGCGGCTGGTTTCCGTGTCCTCCCGCCATTCATGGCGGTCAGCGGGCAGGCCGCTCAGCGCGGCGGGGGTGGCGCCCACCAGGCAAAGCCGGGCCTCGTTCCCCATCACCATCCGGCGCAACGGCTCCTCGACCAAGCCAAGATAATGGTCGGTGATCGGGGACCCGATCCAGCCCACCGCCGGGAGACCGCCGGCCTGATGCGGGGCGGCGGGATAGCGGGTGAGATCGACCACGGTGGGAAGGGTCGCGATCGACCGGGCACCGGCCGATTCGGCCCTCTTGGCCAGATAGCCGTTTCCCACGGTCACCAGGGCCGCATGCTGCATGACCCGGTCGAGCTTGCTTCCCAGCAGCCGGCGCACCAGAGGCCAGCGGTTGCGGTCGTAATGGTGGAACCAGGCATCGTCGAAATCGACGATGTAGGGCGGGGCCGATTCCAGAATCCAACGCTCCGCCCCGTAAGGAATCCAGGGAAGAAGCTCCTTCTCGATCCACAGCAGGTCGAAACTGCGCGCCGAAGCCATCTGGCGGATGCGCGACACATAGGCCCCCACGATGCTGCGCAGCGGGCGTTGCCGCCCCGCATAAAGGGCTTCCAGGTACGAATCGGGCAGCAGGGGCGCCACGGCAACCGACATCCCCGCTTCGGCCAGTGCCGGAAGGAACTGGTAATGCCGGAGACGGCTGCTGGGGCCCCGAGGGCCGTAGCGGGAAAGCAGCAGGATACGCATGGCCGCGGGTGATGTTTCTTCGGACAATGGCACGGCGGCTGCGGTGCTGCAAACAGGGAACGCTGGACGGTCCCGCGGGGCGGGACACCGTTCCCGGAGCGCTCGAAGCGTAGCGCAAAACCGGTCTGCCGTCATTCTCACTAAATAGGGTGAACAAATCCACCCGCCTGTGCCGGAGGGGGTACGGATTTGGCAGACGCCTCAACTTTCTACAAGGGTCGCGCAACCCAGGCGTCCATTGCAGGTATGAAATATTATCGACGACTCACATCCACCGTTCGGATCGATGTCCCATAGGTGGTTATTCCATCGAATGTTTCCATTCGTCACTTGCAAAAAAGGATTACCAATGGTATCGAGCGCAAGGCATGCCATAAGGCGCAAAGTTTTAGACACTTTGGCGGGGGTCCAAA from Azospirillum sp. TSH58 harbors:
- a CDS encoding glycosyltransferase family 4 protein — protein: MSVAVAPLLPDSYLEALYAGRQRPLRSIVGAYVSRIRQMASARSFDLLWIEKELLPWIPYGAERWILESAPPYIVDFDDAWFHHYDRNRWPLVRRLLGSKLDRVMQHAALVTVGNGYLAKRAESAGARSIATLPTVVDLTRYPAAPHQAGGLPAVGWIGSPITDHYLGLVEEPLRRMVMGNEARLCLVGATPAALSGLPADRHEWREDTETSRIAAFDIGIMPLADTPWERGKCGYKLIQYMACGKPVVASPVGVNRDIVEHGVNGFLAETPEEWTSALRRLANDPDLRRRLGVAGRAKVEQHYSLAGTAPRLAELLRAAPHNAKNLRRA
- a CDS encoding class I SAM-dependent methyltransferase, whose amino-acid sequence is MKFSLDFHDEQNLGFRPMLMQRDLSFVQDRLGRIEGWLLDGAALMTLALLRAQEQAGISGFAFEIGVFRGKYLSVLYQGTLDAGDRVVGVDTFEWSTQEETLANFTAAFGEHDRLTLFKQSSRTLGTETILEAGGGRKPRFVSVDGDHTADAVHADLILCSALLGERGIIAIDDFLNPHAIGVSEGAYRFLLGAEGASFKPFAYCQNKLFVCRSEDHAFYLEQAWAFCDEHADLPALAGFHGMLKNGRHWVEQTLLSAKCLIV
- a CDS encoding glycosyltransferase family 39 protein, with amino-acid sequence MAVSHYRGSLAHRLTAAFLLVWFSLSVTGYALGAVGLLGNAAAFVTVSVAVSLGAWRFLRRFGATTGGRIIADPAPTGKRAVLLDGAVVLIAMITAVAAVAATLVIALSFYPNNFDSLAYRFSRAMLYLGQGTLRHLWVANTGGPYSPDTGLLSHLDPRMSFYPLTGVFLYLPNALYGLDGRVFTLNGVLCWLAGGTAVFALSRDMAASRGGALIAAALFLVAPAALVSAASTNDDLISGVPLAAAVLFGVRWAGSRSPVDAVLTGVAFGISFGAKLHFLFYIPVIAALGLYVLAGASRRAAVFAALRRHPGQIALALVLAGGLSGPALAINLWEAGILFPPFPENMNRPFSVVSALVNAILYTTQLFLAPIPDLFAYSDPAARQKIYTAFNEFFNNNVFQWVTTDLGYQAQIPNGPIIYQFRGVATPTGWWGAWEETVWLGLIPWLLVLTMTVAFRLRHRQPGAHLAFWLCAALFLWHLGRCIFSKYVEGAGIYYAFVVGPAIPALAWLWQARNQTGRAMAMTISASVLLVLAGNGVLAYNAFMFNNQRNLPEAVASDFAPRRNAMSADVRACLAASDRITVVYTHWELSIFQLMGANMRASYKLEGPHPVDDPQRLLVYSYPGRSEYGHIPVKVAGPDERRLTVLGVLNTIFGPEVTLVRGPAAPCMSPERAGYVVLQTSFVREGGAENRVRAVTLTDTVGAAKGERLEIRLEQVLPDGTEHLVRDWVDVALLKEPIPLAVAEADGAIRVQARQAGSAEPAAPTLFPLKPGKEVVLPPAGTAGLRSAAR